CGAGCAGTAGCCGATTCCGGAAACATTCTTGAAATCGATCATCTTCAAGTTGATCCAGCGCAGAACGCGCAGCGTCAGTTCCCGTATTACGCCCTCATAATCGTAATTGTCGATGTTATCGTCTCTTTCTCTTAAAAAATTCGCCAAATCTTCATAGAGATATTCCGTGATATCATCGATTCCGCATTGCCGGTCCTTAAAATTGCGCAAGTTCCCTTTGCAACTAATCAGGAGGGCGGCGTCTTCTTCCTTGCAACAGATATCGCCGGTTTGCTTCCCCATCGGCCCTCCGCATATGACGCATACTCTTTCAGCCATCTTTTCTCTCCTTGATCGGTCTCGCCACGCCGAGCAAGCGCGTTTCTTAGGGTATTATAATGCCAAACTAAAATATTTCCTACTCAAATTTGACATTAACTAAATATTGTGTTCCAAGATAGATAATATTGTCAATAGGATTTCTTGCAATCTTCGATCTTTTCCATAAAGACAAGACGTGCGCGTAACAATTCGGGACCATGAGCGTTGTAATAAAAAAGGCACTAAAGGAGGAATCCGATCATGTATTCCTGCTCAATAAGAATCCCTGCGCCGTCCGCTTCAAAAATTTTTCTCTTCTTTTTATTCTTCTCTCTTTCTATTATACCGCCGGTTTTCTCTTTTGCTCAGACAAATTCGCAGGAGGGCGTTTCAAGCGCCGCTTTAGCCGGAGCTACGAAAAGCCGTCTCGACGACAATTATCTACGGGAAATGTTCGGCAAGCTGCTTCCCAAATTGGAATCCGCTCTCGAAATGAAAGATTTGCACGAAACGTTGCCCAAGCGAACTCTTATTTACGGCAAAGACCAAAAAACGAACCAAGAAGAAATCAACGTTATGCTCGACCAGGCGATCGAAGTCCTCAACATCTCCGATGTGAATGAGGATCGCGTCGCCATCCGGGATTTGCAGAAACGCATCAAGGAAGCCTATATCTCCATCGCCAGATATCGAGAGCAGCGCTTATCCGCTCCCCCCAAGGAAACTTTAGGAATGCTGGGAAAAATGAATCCTCTGCAAAAATCCAAGGAGGATTACGACGCCTTAATCGCCGGCGAAGAAGGAAACATCGCCGGATATCAAGAGAAGATCGGCGAGATTAAATCCAATTTCACCCGGAAACTGCAAGAAATCGGCCTTTCCATCGCGGAAGAAGGCGTGAACAGCCTTCTCGATTCCGTTGTAGGAGACGATTTCATAAAACTATGCAACGTTTTCGATAACCTCAAAAAAGTAGTGGCTCAGTTGCAACAGTTGACGGAAGATTCCGGCGAATCGCTCGAAATCGCCAAACGCTATTACGGAATGTACGTCATCCTCAACGAAATATTGGATCGAATCCAGAAACAATACATTGGCTCCATCACCGGAGAATACATACCCGCTTTGCAAGAATTTATCCAAAGCGCCAAAAACAATATCGAAGAAGCCAAGCGGCTCGCCGCCGAAAACGGCGAATACAAAGAGCGGTTGAATACCAATATCGATTCCAACCAACTGACGATCGAAGCCTCCGAGAAGTACATCGATTACCTGCGGCGGCAAGCAGACGAAATCGCTAAAGAGAACGCCGAAGTCGTCAAGAACGCCGCGCTGGCCAACAATACGTATAAGACGGTCAAAGTCAGCGGCGGCGTTGCCGTGCTCATCCAGGACGGCCGCCAATGGTTCGAAGCGTTGATGAAACTGAAAATGCCCGAACTGCGCGGATTCGAAAACAAGGTATTGAAACAAGAGTTCCTGCGGCTGACGGAAGAGATGCGGGAGATGAGGTGATATCCATTTACGATTCGAGCGGCGGCGATGCGTCTTCCCGCTTTACCTCGAAGATTTCCCAGAGATTGATCTCGACGCTTTCTAGTGATTTAAGAGTTAACGTCTCTTGGGAATCGAAGACTTGTCCGCGATCGAATCGCCGCTCTTCGGTCAATAAGTATCTTTCCGCATATAAACCTTCGGGATCGACGATAAGATACTCCCGCACGCCGTATTTTTTATACAGATACTTTTTATCCCACCGGTCTTTTTTGGCGGTATGGCCGCTTAGAACTTCAATAACAAGGTCGGGAGCGCCTTGGATGTTTTTATCCTTTATTTTGCTCCGGTCGCAGACAACGAAGGCATCGGGTTGAACAACATCATATTCGGAAAGGACGACGTCCGTAGGCGCGACAAAGGCGACGCAAGATTTCCCTTGCAAAAGAAGGTCGAAAAACGATCCAAACCGCAACGCGACTCGCTGATGCTTGGTCGATGGAGCGGGAGACATATTGTATGGTTTCCCGTCAATCAATTCCCAACGCTCATCGTCCGGCCATTGAAGATAATCGGAATAGGTATATTTCTCCGTTGATTTTCTTTTGCTAATCACTCGTCACTCGTCACTTATCACTGTATTTAGAATTATACTTTTTCCAACCGCGCATATTCTTGAACCAGCGTTCTTTTGCCCATTTCTTGGAAATCGACGGTGATTCGCGCGCTTCCGCCCTCGCCGTCCACGGCAAGAACTACGCCGAAGCCGAAAGAACGATGGTTGACCATATCGCCCGGCTCAAAGTCAACCTCCGCCTTATGCTTCAATCCTTCAGATCGCCCCATCGCCCATTCCGCTGCGGCGTTATGTCCGCGCCATAATAAATTTTCCTTGTATTGGCTGGGGATTTCGTCCAAAAAGCGGCTGGGCATGTGATAATTGATCGTATTATACATTCGCCTCATATCAGCATGAGTTAAGTAGAGCTGCTTCTTGGCGCGAGTGATTCCGACGTAGCAAAGCCGCCGTTCTTCCTCCAACTCTTCCTTCGAATTCATCGATTGCTTATGCGGCAATAGACCATCCTCCATCCCCGCCATGAAGACGCAGGGAAACTCCAATCCCTTGGCGCTGTGCAAGGTCATGAAGACGAGTGCGTCCGCTCCTTCTTCCATTTCGTCGATATCCGATTTCAGCGTAATATTCTCCATGAAGGCTTCTAAAAGCGTCAGCGCATCGAGCGGAGCGGAAATCTCTTTCTGCAATCCTTCGCCGAATTGCCCGGCGGCGTTGACCAGTTCTTCCACGTTTTCGAGGCGGGATTGATTTTGGGGATCGGCTTCTTTTTCCAACATGTCGCGATAGCCGGATTCCTTCACGATGGCGTCCATCAATTTCGATAAGGAGGACTTACGATATTTCTTGCGCCAGAGCGCGAAGAGCTGCGCAAAAAGAAAGAAAGCCTCGCAGGTCGCCGCTCTCATATCCGCTGCTTCCGGCTCTTCCCGCGCCATGCGGGCGGCTTCCAATATCGGGCGCTGCGTCCGGGCGGCGTAATCAAGCAGTTTATCCACAGACGTTTCTCCCAGTTTGCGCTTGGGAAGATTGACTGCGCGCTGAAACGCCACCGTATCGGCGGGATTAAGCAACAGGCGGCAATAAGCCAAAACGTCCTTAATTTCCTTGCGCTCGTAAAAAGCCGTGGCGCCGACGAGTTGATAGGGAATGCTGCGCTGGATGCACTCCTCCTCAAAAACGCGGGACTGGGCGTTGGTGCGGTAGAAAACGGCCATATCGCGATAGGGGATATTCTCCTCTTCATGCAGACTTTGAATCCTATCGCCGATCCAGACGGCTTCGGATCGTTCGTCGGAAAGTTGAACGACGCCGATCTTTTCCCCGGCCTCGCCTTTTGTCCATAACGTTTTTTCATGGCGGCCTTTGTTATGTTTCACCAATTCGGAAGCGGCGGCGAGGATGGTTTTCGTCGAACGGTAATTTTGCTCCAAAAACACTTTGCGCACGCCGGGAAAGTCGCGCTCGAATTCCAGGATGTTGCGGATCGTGGCGCCGCGCCAACGGTAGATGGATTGATCGTCGTCGCCTACGGCGCAGATTTGCCGATGCTCCATCGACAATTCGCGCAAAAAAAGATATTGCACGGGATTGGTATCCTGATATTCGTCCACCAAGATATGTTGAAATCGCTTGCGGTAGACATCGCCGATTTCCGGGCGCTGGGTCAACAGCAGGACGGTCTCCATCAACAAATCGTCGAAGTCGAGAGCATTATTGGCTCGCATAATTTTTCGATATTCTTCATAAAGGCGGGAAACCAACAACTCGAAAGCTCCGCTGGCGGTTTCCTGATATTGCTCCGGCGTTTGAAAACGGCTTTTGGCTTTGGAAATGGCGTTGAGCGCGGCGTTGGGTTGAATCTTCTTATCGCTAATCTCGCAGACGCTGAACGCCTGCTTCATCGCCGCTCCCTGATCGGAGCGGTCGTAGATGACGAAGCGGGGATCGATGCCCGCCGCGGCGCCATCCTTGCGCAATATGCGGGAACAGATGGAATGAAACGTCCCGATCCACAAGCCGCGCCCCTTTCCGTCTTGGATGGCCGCCACCCGCTCGGCCATCTCCCCCGCCGCCTTGTTGGTGAAGGTCACGGCGAGGACGTTCCACGGCGCCAAACCATGAACGGCCATGAGATAGGCGATGCGGTAAGTGATGACGCGGGTTTTGCCGCTGCCCGCTCCCGCCAGCACCAAGAGCGGGCCGTCCGTATAGGTAACCGCTTCCAACTGTGGCGGATTCAATTCCCGCTGCAATTGTTTTTCAAAAGGATGTTTCATGGCTCTCTCTGAGGATTAATCGTTAAGGTGGGCTACGCTTCGCTTTGAGCCCACCCTACGAAAGAATATGAATTTCATTGAACACGAATTCTTGGCGAATCGAAAGAGCCGAATTGCTTGGACGATCTTCACAAGCGGCATTGGCGAGATACGATGTATGCATCAAAAGATTCCGGGAGGAAGTGAATTATGAAAATGACGATTATGGTTATCCTTACGGCGGCGGCGTTCGCTGTTCCACCGGTTTCGTATTCCCAAAACGTATTTTCGCTTGGCGGAGACATTCATTCGCTCCCATTGATAATAAATGCGGAAAGCCGCGCTATTACGCAGGAAAATCCGCAAGGGCTTCCAGGCGCGGGCGGCAAGGAGAAAGAGGGACGCAAAGGAGCGCCTTGCTATCGCGATCTGGCGCCGGGAAAAACTTTCGCCCTCATGGATATTCCCGGCTGCGGCGTTATTCGCCATATCTGGATTACGGTCCGCCCCGATAAAGACCACTACCGCAACGCCATCCTGCGCATATATTGGGACGGATCGGACGCTCCCAGCGTCGAAGCGCCGCTGTTGGATTTCTTCGGAGAAGCCCACGGCGTCAATAAGCCCTTAGCCTCGTCTTTGACAACGATTACCGAAGGCCGCGGCTTGAATTGCTATTTCCCCATGCCCTTCGCCAAAGGCGCGAAAATCACCTTGGAAAACGATAGCGAAAGCGGCATCTCCAGCATCTATTATCAAATCGACTACGATCTTTTGCCTTCCCTGCCGGAAAATACGGGCCGATTCCACGCCCAATTCCGCCGCCAAAATCCCACAGTACTAAAACAGGATTATGTGCTCGTAGACAACATCGACGCGCCAGGCGTCTATATCGGAACCGTCATCGGCGTCCGCGCCAAAGGGACGGATTGGTGGGGCGAAGGCGAGATGAAATTCTACGTCAATGGCGACGACGCCTATCCCACCATCTGCGGCACGGGCACGGAAGATTATTTCGGCTCCGCCTGGGGATTGGGGACGTATCAGACGCTCTATCATGGATGTACGCTTACTATGAAAACAGACGAACCGGCGAACTATATATCGCTCTACCGCTGGCACGCCGCCGATCCCATCCGTTTTAAATCCTTACGCAAAGTAACGATCCAACAAATCGGTTGGAGCGATAACGGCCTCTACGAACGTTCCGACGATTGGTGCAGTATGGCTTATTGGTATCAAATCGGAATCAACAAGCATTTCCCCAAGCTGCCCAGCCGCCAAGAACGCTCCGCCGATTTGCCAGCCCCAGAAAAGGACGAATAATCATGAACATGCTGGAAACCTTCGATAACGCCTACGCGGGCAGGCGCTACAAAATCCAAATTACCTGCCCCGAATTCACGTCCGTATGCCCCAAAACCGGCCTGCCCGATTTTGGAACCATCCGCATTGAATACATCCCAGATCAAAAGTGCATCGAATTGAAATCGCTCAAATACTATCTTCTCGAATACCGCAACCAAGGCATTTTCTACGAATCTGTCACCAACAAAATACTGGATGATCTCGTAGAAGCCTGCGATCCCATCTGGATGAAAGTGGAAGGCGACTTCACGGCGCGCGGAGGCATCAGCACCACCGTCAGCGCCGTATTCGAGAAGAAATGAATCCCAACCTCAATTCTTCGGCCAGTTCATAACGGACGAGGAAGAGTGACGCAGCTATAGCATGGACTCCATAAAATCATTGTGATATCCCTCAACCCGAAAAGTAGAAATTATGAATGAAAACGATTTCTCTTTACGGTAGAGGGATTTTTTATTTGAAAAAAGGGGCGCCCTTTCTTCCGGATTCACGCTTTATCTACTCAAAACTTCGTACTCTCCAGTACCCATTAATGGCTGGGAAAAAATTGCGCTTTGTGGTCGCTTCGTCCACCTGAATTTTGGGCTAATTCTTTCCCATGAAGATCGGTGATGAATAAAAATATGAAAAAAGCCCTACTTTTTCGTAACTCCCTATCGGTCGCCTTGTTATCCACCGTAATGTTCATTATCGCCTATGGAATTCTATGGGGAGAGCGTTATTATGGCCCCTTGGTTCTCGCTTCCACCATCGTCCCGGTTCTGTTCGCCAAGATAGGGCAAATGGAAATCAAGGGATTGTTGCCCGACATCCTTTTTGGAACGATCGACACGGGATTATTGACGGTCGCGGCGTTGATCGGCGCGGCGGAATTTGGAGTGATTGGAGCCATTGTCGGCGGCGTCATCGGCGACGCCGTTACCGACGGCATCGCTGGATTCTTCGAAGGCAGCCTCTCGGAATGGCTGCGCCGCCGAGGGATCGACGAAAGCCGAACCGCGCTCGGCTCCGCCTACGGCAAGATGGCTGGATGTTTATTGGGAAGCGGAGCGGTTTTGTCGCTAGCGGCGTTGATGGGCGTCGAGTTATCATCGATGAAAGGTTGAGCGGCGCGCAGTATACAAAACGTATGACTCGAAAATCAATCCCCTTAACTTGTGATTCCATCCAATGCGTTTCGAATCGCCAAGGCCAGATCGCTTTGAATAATGGGCTTATAAATGCACTTTCTTAATCCCATTTCCTTGGCTTTGGCTTCGTTGATCGTTTCGCTATACGCCGTGCATAGAATAATGGGAATATCCGGGCGAATCCGCATCATCTCCCGCGCCATTTCCGAACCAGTCAGAAACGGCATGACCTGATCCGTAACCACGGCGTCGTAGTGGATGGGATCGGCGCGAAAGGCTTCGAGGGCTTTTCCGCTATGAGTGAAAAGGGAGACGCGGTAGCCTAAACTCGTCAAAGCCATTTCGCCCAATTGAACAGCTTGCTCTTCATCGTCCACGAACAGGATATTCTCTTGTCCTCTTAATCGATTCCAATCAACGGACTGATTTCTTGCCATCCCTTCATCATGGGCGATCATAGGCAAATAGATTTCAAAGACGGATCCCCGTCCCGCCTCGCTATCCACCCAGATTTCGCCGCCATGGCTTTTTACGATGCCATGAACGGTGGATAGGCCCAGCCCTGCGCCGGCATTCTGATTTTTTGTCGAGAAATACGGTTCGAAAATTCGTTCCATCGTTGGCCGATCCATACCGCATCCCGTATCGCGGACGGATAAAACGGCGTAGGAGCCAGGATTCAATTTCCGAATATTCTTCGCTTGTTCCGAAAGAGGCTCCCGCTTCTCCAAACGAACTTCCACCACGCCTTCCTTTTCGCCTATGGCTTGGCAAGCATTCATGCAAAGGTTCACTACCGATTGTTGAATTTGGATGGGATCGGCAAGGATGAAA
The window above is part of the Candidatus Omnitrophota bacterium genome. Proteins encoded here:
- a CDS encoding Uma2 family endonuclease: MISKRKSTEKYTYSDYLQWPDDERWELIDGKPYNMSPAPSTKHQRVALRFGSFFDLLLQGKSCVAFVAPTDVVLSEYDVVQPDAFVVCDRSKIKDKNIQGAPDLVIEVLSGHTAKKDRWDKKYLYKKYGVREYLIVDPEGLYAERYLLTEERRFDRGQVFDSQETLTLKSLESVEINLWEIFEVKREDASPPLES
- the queF gene encoding preQ(1) synthase, with product MNMLETFDNAYAGRRYKIQITCPEFTSVCPKTGLPDFGTIRIEYIPDQKCIELKSLKYYLLEYRNQGIFYESVTNKILDDLVEACDPIWMKVEGDFTARGGISTTVSAVFEKK
- a CDS encoding glycoside hydrolase family 172 protein; the protein is MKMTIMVILTAAAFAVPPVSYSQNVFSLGGDIHSLPLIINAESRAITQENPQGLPGAGGKEKEGRKGAPCYRDLAPGKTFALMDIPGCGVIRHIWITVRPDKDHYRNAILRIYWDGSDAPSVEAPLLDFFGEAHGVNKPLASSLTTITEGRGLNCYFPMPFAKGAKITLENDSESGISSIYYQIDYDLLPSLPENTGRFHAQFRRQNPTVLKQDYVLVDNIDAPGVYIGTVIGVRAKGTDWWGEGEMKFYVNGDDAYPTICGTGTEDYFGSAWGLGTYQTLYHGCTLTMKTDEPANYISLYRWHAADPIRFKSLRKVTIQQIGWSDNGLYERSDDWCSMAYWYQIGINKHFPKLPSRQERSADLPAPEKDE
- a CDS encoding UvrD-helicase domain-containing protein, which translates into the protein MKHPFEKQLQRELNPPQLEAVTYTDGPLLVLAGAGSGKTRVITYRIAYLMAVHGLAPWNVLAVTFTNKAAGEMAERVAAIQDGKGRGLWIGTFHSICSRILRKDGAAAGIDPRFVIYDRSDQGAAMKQAFSVCEISDKKIQPNAALNAISKAKSRFQTPEQYQETASGAFELLVSRLYEEYRKIMRANNALDFDDLLMETVLLLTQRPEIGDVYRKRFQHILVDEYQDTNPVQYLFLRELSMEHRQICAVGDDDQSIYRWRGATIRNILEFERDFPGVRKVFLEQNYRSTKTILAAASELVKHNKGRHEKTLWTKGEAGEKIGVVQLSDERSEAVWIGDRIQSLHEEENIPYRDMAVFYRTNAQSRVFEEECIQRSIPYQLVGATAFYERKEIKDVLAYCRLLLNPADTVAFQRAVNLPKRKLGETSVDKLLDYAARTQRPILEAARMAREEPEAADMRAATCEAFFLFAQLFALWRKKYRKSSLSKLMDAIVKESGYRDMLEKEADPQNQSRLENVEELVNAAGQFGEGLQKEISAPLDALTLLEAFMENITLKSDIDEMEEGADALVFMTLHSAKGLEFPCVFMAGMEDGLLPHKQSMNSKEELEEERRLCYVGITRAKKQLYLTHADMRRMYNTINYHMPSRFLDEIPSQYKENLLWRGHNAAAEWAMGRSEGLKHKAEVDFEPGDMVNHRSFGFGVVLAVDGEGGSARITVDFQEMGKRTLVQEYARLEKV